The Candidatus Koribacter versatilis Ellin345 genome has a segment encoding these proteins:
- a CDS encoding aminoacyl-histidine dipeptidase yields the protein MSSSTAVAVAELEPKAIWKHFEALTKIPRPSTKEDAARKYVIGIAEKHGLKHVMDAAGNLVVSKPATKGREHAPMAALQGHLDMVCEKNEGTHFDFDKDAIKVIRGEDWLYADGTTLGSDNGVGVATALAVMESKDIAHGPLEFVFTIDEETGLTGASDFQPGLLKSKYFLNLDGEEKGTLCIGCAGGVNTPAHRKVTKKAAPAGTALRVKVSGLKGGHSGVDIHLGRGNAVRILGRVLETLLRDEHANLADIKGGSAHNAIPREAYAVVVIDPKREEEVKTVVARIAEDVKAELGAFDPDVKISVENVAAPKEIMEHADATKVADLLATVHHGVLAMSPDIKGLVQTSTNLATVSLNGDTVEVVTSQRSSIESSKNAIARMVAALCKNTGFHAEHTTGYPGWKPEPNSDIVKISRKVHEEVLGKDPELVAMHAGLECGVIGEKHHGMQMISFGPQIENPHSPNERVQISSVESFWKFLRVLLERI from the coding sequence ATGTCTTCTTCTACTGCCGTGGCGGTAGCCGAACTGGAACCGAAAGCCATCTGGAAGCACTTCGAGGCGCTGACCAAGATTCCTCGCCCCTCGACGAAGGAAGATGCCGCCCGCAAGTACGTGATCGGTATCGCCGAAAAGCACGGTCTGAAACATGTGATGGATGCGGCGGGGAACCTCGTGGTGAGCAAGCCGGCGACGAAGGGCCGCGAACATGCCCCGATGGCCGCGCTGCAAGGGCACCTCGACATGGTGTGCGAGAAGAACGAAGGCACGCACTTTGACTTCGATAAGGACGCGATCAAAGTCATCCGCGGCGAAGATTGGCTCTACGCCGACGGCACCACGCTCGGTTCCGACAACGGCGTAGGCGTCGCGACTGCGCTGGCTGTGATGGAGAGCAAGGACATCGCGCATGGGCCGCTGGAATTCGTGTTCACGATTGACGAAGAGACCGGTTTGACCGGCGCTTCGGACTTCCAGCCGGGGCTGCTGAAGTCGAAGTACTTCCTCAACCTCGACGGCGAAGAGAAGGGAACGCTTTGCATTGGTTGCGCGGGCGGTGTGAACACTCCGGCGCACCGCAAGGTGACGAAGAAAGCCGCACCCGCCGGTACGGCGCTGCGCGTGAAAGTTTCCGGACTGAAGGGCGGCCACTCCGGCGTGGACATCCACCTTGGACGCGGCAACGCGGTGCGCATTCTGGGGCGCGTGTTGGAAACTCTGCTGCGCGACGAACACGCGAATCTCGCCGACATCAAGGGCGGCAGCGCGCACAACGCGATTCCGCGCGAGGCCTACGCGGTTGTAGTGATCGATCCGAAGCGCGAAGAAGAAGTGAAGACCGTGGTGGCACGCATCGCGGAGGACGTGAAGGCGGAGTTGGGCGCGTTCGATCCCGACGTGAAGATCTCGGTGGAAAACGTGGCGGCACCGAAGGAGATCATGGAGCACGCGGACGCGACGAAAGTTGCGGACCTGCTGGCGACGGTCCATCACGGCGTGCTTGCAATGAGCCCGGACATCAAGGGGCTGGTGCAGACGTCCACGAATCTTGCGACGGTTTCCCTGAATGGCGATACGGTTGAGGTTGTCACCAGCCAGCGCAGTTCGATCGAGAGCAGCAAGAACGCGATTGCACGCATGGTCGCTGCGCTCTGCAAAAACACGGGATTCCACGCGGAGCACACCACGGGGTATCCGGGATGGAAGCCGGAGCCGAACAGCGACATCGTAAAGATCTCGCGCAAGGTGCACGAGGAGGTCCTCGGCAAGGACCCGGAACTGGTAGCGATGCATGCTGGCCTGGAGTGCGGCGTGATCGGCGAAAAGCACCACGGCATGCAGATGATTTCGTTCGGGCCGCAGATCGAGAACCCGCACAGCCCGAATGAACGCGTCCAGATTTCCTCGGTTGAGAGCTTCTGGAAGTTCCTGCGCGTGCTGCTCGAGCGGATTTAG